From Triticum urartu cultivar G1812 chromosome 2, Tu2.1, whole genome shotgun sequence, a single genomic window includes:
- the LOC125540624 gene encoding transcription factor WRKY45-2-like: protein MTSSSMMVVHGGSEMDSLLRRQQELVIQLRALILPALRDSRSAGLAVDLFDGVIDCINGVISRLQSITAAGGESAAAFVLGNVISNGAGEGQEEKPVISNAGQKRRRNNEKRSRSLVTIVPHYDGHHWRKYGQKKINGRQHVRSYYKCAYTERNCSATKTIQQQEHNRTLNCEDETPKYIVVYYGHHSCRDDNTRNGTNNDPCMDLTQSGKMAGAATDFEKFDQGDLDMSSLMEVFDNPELNWNIIC from the exons ATGACGAGCAGCAGCATGATGGTCGTCCATGGCGGCTCGGAGATGGACTCGTTGCTTAGGCGGCAGCAGGAGCTCGTGATTCAGCTCCGAGCGCTCATTCTTCCTGCGCTTCGCGACAGCAGGTCAGCCGGCCTCGCCGTCGACCTCTTTGATGGCGTGATTGACTGCATCAATGGCGTCATCTCCAGGCTCCAGAGTATCACCGCTGCAGGCGGTGAATCGGCGGCGGCCTTCGTCCTCGGCAACGTTATCTCCAACGGCGCCGGCGAGGGACAAGAGGAGAAGCCCGTGATCAGCAACGCTGGTCAGAAGAGAAG GAGGAACAACGAAAAGCGATCAAGATCACTTGTAACGATTGTTCCACATTATGATGGCCATCATTGGAGAAAATATGGCCAGAAGAAAATCAACGGGAGGCAACATGTTAG GAGCTACTACAAATGCGCCTACACGGAACGGAACTGCTCAGCAACCAAGACAATCCAACAACAGGAGCATAACAGAACTCTTAATTGTGAAGATGAAACTCCGAAGTACATTGTTGTGTACTATGGTCATCACAGTTGTAGGGATGACAACACTAGAAATGGCACAAACAACGACCCTTGTATGGACCTAACTCAAAGTGGCAAAATGGCTGGAGCAGCGACAGACTTCGAAAAGTTTGACCAGGGGGACTTGGACATGTCGTCTCTAATGGAGGTGTTCGACAACCCTGAGCTGAATTGGAACATCATTTGCTAG
- the LOC125540625 gene encoding tyrosine N-monooxygenase-like, which translates to MVTVLFFALKNRKILLSVKSEQHQLPPGPPTLPFIGNIHQMMWNKPAVFRWIHRLLQEMDTDIMCLRLGAIHVVAVTCPQIACEVLQKKDEVLASRPATFASGSFSFGYKGTIVTPHGEQWKKMRRVLTSEILTPSMKQKLHHLRQEECDHLVTYINKTCMACPNNLVDVRHVAQHFCGNMIRRLVLGKRYFGSELPGSSASGPGHDEMAHVAALFTLLNYLYNFCVSDYFPALVGLDLEGHEKVSKDAMGILNWLHDSIIEKRIIERSNLRNGGGSKEARDFLDVLVYLDDADGQPLLSVDDIRAQIVEMMYATIDNPSNAVEWALAEMVNKPEVMKKATDEIDTVVGKDKLVQESDIPLLNYLKSCIQEAFRIHAYHAFNPPHVAMVDTTIAGYTIPKDSHVILSRMGLGRNPKIWNEPLDFQPERHLNTANVLLSETGLRFISFSSGRRGCPGISLGTSVTVMLFARMLQGFSWTKPPGVDRISLQESNTGALVLAEPLVLQAKPRLAAHLYEKI; encoded by the exons ATGGTCACCGTACTTTTTTTTGCACTCAAAAATAGAAAAATTCTACTGTCTGTCAAAAGTGAGCAACACCAGCTCCCACCCGGGCCTCCCACGCTGCCCTTCATCGGCAACATTCACCAGATGATGTGGAACAAGCCGGCCGTATTCCGGTGGATCCATCGCCTGCTCCAGGAGATGGACACAGACATCATGTGCCTCCGTCTCGGAGCCATTCACGTCGTCGCCGTGACATGCCCGCAGATAGCATGCGAGGTTCTGCAGAAGAAGGACGAGGTGCTGGCCTCCCGTCCGGCAACCTTCGCCTCGGGTTCGTTCAGCTTCGGGTACAAGGGCACCATCGTGACACCACATGGAGAGCAGTGGAAGAAGATGAGGCGCGTCCTCACTTCGGAGATCCTCACCCCGTCCATGAAGCAGAAACTCCATCATCTTCGGCAGGAGGAGTGTGACCACCTCGTGACGTACATCAACAAAACCTGCATGGCATGTCCAAACAACCTCGTCGACGTGCGACATGTCGCCCAGCATTTCTGTGGTAACATGATAAGAAGGCTCGTGTTGGGTAAGAGATACTTTGGCAGCGAGCTGCCGGGTTCGTCGGCTAGCGGACCCGGACATGATGAGATGGCACATGTTGCTGCTCTCTTCACGCTCCTCAACTACCTCTATAACTTCTGCGTGTCCGACTACTTCCCAGCCCTTGTAGGGCTTGATTTGGAGGGCCATGAGAAGGTTTCCAAGGATGCTATGGGAATACTCAACTGGTTGCATGACTCCATCATTGAGAAGAGGATCATCGAAAGGTCGAATCTTCGGAATGGTGGTGGAAGCAAAGAGGCCAGAGACTTTCTGGACGTCCTGGTTTATCTAGATGATGCAGATGGCCAACCATTGTTGTCCGTGGATGATATACGGGCGCAGATAGTG GAAATGATGTATGCAACAATCGATAACCCATCGAATGCTGTTGAGTGGGCGCTCGCTGAAATGGTGAACAAGCCAGAGGTGATGAAAAAAGCAACTGATGAAATCGACACCGTCGTCGGTAAAGATAAACTTGTCCAGGAGTCTGACATTCCACTACTAAACTATCTCAAGTCATGCATCCAAGAAGCTTTCCGCATACACGCATACCATGCTTTTAACCCACCCCATGTCGCCATGGTAGACACCACTATCGCTGGCTACACCATCCCTAAGGATAGCCATGTCATTTTAAGCCGGATGGGACTTGGTCGGAATCCCAAGATCTGGAACGAACCACTTGATTTTCAGCCCGAGAGGCATTTGAATACCGCAAATGTGCTCCTCAGTGAAACAGGACTACGTTTTATTTCATTTAGTAGTGGGAGGAGGGGTTGTCCCGGAATTTCACTTGGTACCTCAGTCACAGTGATGTTGTTTGCGAGGATGTTGCAGGGATTCTCCTGGACGAAGCCCCCTGGAGTTGACAGAATCAGTCTCCAAGAAAGCAATACCGGCGCGCTTGTCTTAGCTGAACCCCTGGTTCTGCAAGCTAAACCACGGCTGGCCGCACATCTCTATGAGAAAATTTAA